From Nilaparvata lugens isolate BPH chromosome 7, ASM1435652v1, whole genome shotgun sequence, one genomic window encodes:
- the LOC111058513 gene encoding uncharacterized protein LOC111058513 has translation MVMQKKEMQGGEMSEKFKKKEIKLDGFESSLQVATNKFNDLLMVSEKYRKKINLLLEERKIFHAKYMQLYKQLLEGKQTMLDIVEQATKVCDQKEEASRKLIRLQRKKAEEERNYNECVQQLQNELDENRELDQFLNEKNERLQNDNEAYEERKMEMMHRLKEEFFEKFGRYSEMMNEMRDLYGVDANAMIDISYKSVEEDIMQLVCYINFRNSQLLELQDSIAELNLRILDQQELQELNELQQDKILEELHENLETKRAECGKAMEDKRRSEWVLNQLLTDLEKMFIGYNCDSKLFFEMLGDNAHVNVFNYKTCLAQIENQIHEFVCLVYCKELVWIPEYEDETEAVIQDDYHLLLSKRSINYYTDSLSPCPLCQEMIQLSNIEEESRVVELDNYMEIQREETKTANSPAGHEILHNLSKCQLPRSRAIMQAKFQEQEAGL, from the exons ATGGTAATGCAGAAGAAGGAAATGCAAGGGGGAGAGATGAGTGAGAAGTTTAAGAAGAAAGAGATAAAGTTGGATGGATTTGAGAGTAGTCTACAGGTGGCTACAAATAAGTTCAACGATCTGCTAATGGTGTCTGAGAAATATCGTAAAAAGATAAATTTGTTACTAGAGGAACGTAAGATATTTCATGCCAAGTATATGCAGCTTTATAAGCAGTTGCTGGAGGGGAAACAAACCATGTTAGATATTGTGGAACAGGCCACAAAAGTTTGTGATCAAAAAGAGGAGGCAAGTAGAAAATTGATTAGATTACAGAGGAAGAAAGCGGAGGAGGAGAGGAATTACAACGAGTGTGTCCAGCAGTTACAAAATGAGTTGGATGAAAATCGTGAGTTGGACCAGTTTTTGAATGAGAAAAATGAGCGGCTCCAGAATGATAACGAGGCGTATGAAGAGAGAAAGATGGAGATGATGCATCGGTTGAAAGAGGAATTTTTTGAGAAATTCGGGAGGTATTCAGAGATGATGAATGAGATGCGGGACCTGTACGGAGTGGATGCCAATGCGATGATTGATATTAG CTACAAATCAGTTGAAGAAGACATCATGCAACTAGTCTGCTACATCAACTTCCGCAACAGCCAACTCCTAGAGCTTCAGGACTCAATCGCCGAGCTCAACCTCAGAATCCTCGACCAGCAAGAGTTGCAAGAGCTCAACGAACTACAACAAGACAAAATCCTCGAGGAGCTCCACGAGAACCTGGAGACCAAGAGGGCGGAGTGTGGGAAAGCGATGGAAGACAAGAGAAGAAGCGAATGGGTGTTGAATCAACTGTTGACAGACCTGGAGAAAATGTTCATAGGTTATAACTGTGACTCGAAACTGTTCTTCGAGATGCTAGGGGATAACGCGCATGTGAACGTTTTCAACTACAAGACATGTCTAGCTCAAATCGAAAACCAAATCCATGAGTTTGTCTGTCTAGTTTATTGTAAGGAGCTAGTTTGGATACCAGAGTATGAAGATGAGACGGAAGCTGTGATACAAGACGATTACCATCTCTTACTATCAAAACGTTCTATCAATTATTACACGGATTCTCTGTCGCCTTGCCCCTTGTGCCAGGAGATGATTCAGTTGTCAAACATAGAAGAGGAGAGTAGAGTGGTGGAGCTGGATAATTATATGGAGATTCAGCGGGAAGAAACAAAGACAGCTAATAGTCCGGCGGGGCATGAGATATTGCACAATTTGAGCAAATGTCAGCTGCCCAGGTCGAGGGCTATTATGCAGGCGAAATTTCAAGAACAGGAGGCCGGGTTGTAG